A genomic window from Sporosarcina sp. Marseille-Q4063 includes:
- the scpB gene encoding SMC-Scp complex subunit ScpB gives MDEGKSLQGMIESFLFIAGDEGLTIKQLTTVTEQSEAKVKQALTSLLENYEGQVERGITLKQFGGSYRLVTKAEFADSIKRLLENPSPQSITKASLEVLAIIAYKQPVTRVEIDDLRGVKSEGPIHTLISRGLIMEMGRSEGTGRAILYGTTKLFLDRFGLESIEGLPPLTVEEDDNDGNTDLFMTQFQEAFRVENDGGGNTT, from the coding sequence ATGGATGAAGGGAAAAGTTTACAAGGAATGATTGAAAGTTTTTTATTTATAGCTGGTGATGAAGGATTAACGATTAAGCAATTAACCACAGTTACGGAACAAAGTGAAGCAAAGGTAAAGCAAGCACTTACCAGCTTGCTTGAAAATTATGAAGGACAAGTTGAAAGAGGCATTACATTAAAACAGTTCGGCGGTTCGTACAGGCTTGTAACTAAAGCGGAATTTGCCGACAGTATTAAACGATTACTTGAAAACCCATCACCCCAGTCAATTACAAAGGCATCCCTTGAGGTGTTAGCCATTATCGCTTATAAACAACCCGTAACTCGAGTTGAAATCGATGATCTTCGTGGTGTTAAATCAGAAGGTCCAATACATACACTAATATCAAGGGGGTTAATAATGGAGATGGGCCGCTCGGAAGGCACGGGGCGGGCGATTTTATATGGTACGACGAAATTATTTTTAGATCGATTCGGGTTGGAGTCAATAGAAGGGTTGCCACCTCTAACAGTGGAAGAGGACGACAATGACGGTAATACCGATTTATTTATGACACAATTTCAAGAAGCATTCAGAGTTGAAAATGATGGAGGAGGAAACACTACTTGA
- a CDS encoding D-alanyl-D-alanine carboxypeptidase family protein yields the protein MKRAIAMILFATIVLFAGGKEASARDAWVVIDADTGRLLSGSNEHVRLPIASLTKIWTAFTVLESGAPLGFTTISPEAASAEGSSIYMKQGVTADVEGLLYGLMLRSGNDAAYALAEHAGGSLQGFVDLMNDNALLYGLNDTVFTNPSGLHNELHLSTAYDTALMMYHAMQNETFKKIASTHTYNYQLKNENYSWQNKHRLVRSNETAIAGKTGFTKMAGRTLVTYFEKDGKKIIVVTLNDGNDWNTHRQLSESTFSNYELVTVAKKGRYSILPGMEGELDKPIKLLLKKGEKSNVSHILRIPRGENKTSIGRWTVYFDNNPLITSEILLTR from the coding sequence TTGAAACGTGCAATTGCAATGATTCTATTTGCAACAATCGTTTTATTTGCGGGCGGAAAAGAAGCCAGTGCGCGTGATGCTTGGGTTGTGATTGATGCTGATACGGGAAGATTGCTCTCGGGATCGAATGAACATGTTCGACTGCCTATCGCCAGTTTAACAAAAATATGGACAGCTTTTACGGTTTTGGAAAGTGGTGCTCCGCTAGGATTCACGACGATTTCACCGGAGGCTGCATCCGCTGAAGGATCGTCTATCTATATGAAGCAAGGCGTGACAGCTGACGTCGAAGGACTGTTATACGGTCTAATGCTTCGGTCTGGGAATGACGCGGCTTATGCGCTCGCTGAACATGCAGGTGGCTCGCTTCAAGGGTTCGTCGATTTAATGAATGACAACGCACTCTTATATGGACTTAACGATACTGTCTTTACAAATCCATCGGGTCTTCACAATGAATTGCATTTATCAACTGCATATGACACGGCTTTAATGATGTATCATGCAATGCAAAATGAAACCTTCAAAAAAATCGCGTCAACTCATACCTACAATTATCAACTTAAAAATGAAAATTACAGTTGGCAAAATAAACATCGATTGGTACGTTCTAATGAGACAGCAATTGCTGGTAAAACAGGGTTTACCAAAATGGCGGGTCGTACACTGGTCACATACTTTGAAAAAGACGGGAAAAAGATAATTGTTGTAACCTTAAATGACGGGAACGATTGGAATACGCATCGTCAATTATCTGAAAGTACGTTTTCTAATTATGAGTTAGTAACCGTTGCGAAAAAAGGAAGGTATTCAATTCTTCCGGGTATGGAAGGGGAACTTGATAAGCCGATAAAACTACTGTTGAAAAAAGGTGAAAAAAGTAATGTTTCACATATTCTCCGCATTCCTCGCGGAGAAAACAAGACTAGTATTGGAAGATGGACGGTTTATTTTGATAATAACCCGTTGATCACTTCGGAAATACTACTTACCAGATAG
- a CDS encoding pseudouridine synthase has translation MERLQKVMAQAGVASRRKSEELIVNGKVKVNGVVVTELGTRVSSTDQVEVEGIQIVKEENVYYLLYKPRGVISTANDEKGRKTVVDFFPHIEKRIYPVGRLDYDTSGAIILTNDGDFSYLMTHPKFEIKKQYIAKVKGIPSRENLRKLERGIELEDGMTAPANVKMQSMDKKTQTAIVEITIHEGRNRQVRRMFDAIGCPVESLTREEFGILSTRGLNAGEARELTIHEVKQLRVLAETGKIG, from the coding sequence ATGGAAAGATTGCAAAAAGTGATGGCCCAAGCGGGGGTTGCTTCTAGAAGAAAATCAGAGGAACTAATTGTTAATGGGAAAGTAAAAGTAAATGGCGTTGTTGTAACTGAGTTAGGAACGAGAGTCTCATCCACTGATCAAGTCGAGGTAGAAGGGATTCAAATCGTCAAGGAAGAAAATGTTTATTATCTTCTGTATAAACCAAGAGGGGTTATTTCAACGGCGAATGATGAGAAAGGCAGAAAAACCGTTGTGGACTTTTTCCCGCATATTGAAAAACGAATTTATCCAGTAGGGCGACTCGATTATGATACTTCGGGCGCTATCATCCTAACAAACGATGGAGATTTTTCATATTTAATGACGCATCCAAAATTCGAGATCAAGAAACAATATATTGCAAAAGTAAAAGGAATTCCTTCTAGAGAGAATTTACGTAAACTTGAACGCGGGATAGAACTTGAAGATGGAATGACTGCACCGGCGAATGTGAAAATGCAATCGATGGATAAGAAAACGCAAACCGCAATTGTTGAAATTACGATTCATGAAGGTAGAAATCGACAAGTTCGCCGCATGTTTGATGCGATTGGTTGTCCTGTTGAAAGTTTGACACGAGAAGAATTCGGCATTTTATCGACTCGAGGATTAAATGCGGGAGAAGCTAGAGAGTTAACAATCCATGAAGTAAAACAATTACGCGTGCTTGCGGAAACCGGTAAAATAGGATAA
- the resA gene encoding thiol-disulfide oxidoreductase ResA, translating to MSKANRMAANRKKRLVIRTIVLLVLAVAIVFAIVTRDKVKVLAVGDKAPDFELVDLEGNKHRLSDYKGEGVFLNFWGSWCGPCKTEMPFMENQYKEFEGKGVHILAINIKDTRLKAETFRDQFGLTFPIARDPDESVRRAYNVMPLPTTILINKDGIIKDIITRGMSEDEIRSLMESIQPDPN from the coding sequence ATGTCAAAAGCGAATCGAATGGCTGCTAATAGAAAAAAGCGCCTTGTCATTCGGACAATCGTTCTTTTAGTTCTTGCCGTTGCAATTGTATTCGCAATTGTTACGCGTGATAAAGTGAAAGTATTAGCGGTTGGTGATAAAGCGCCTGACTTTGAGCTTGTTGATCTAGAAGGAAATAAACATCGCCTATCTGATTATAAAGGTGAAGGGGTTTTTCTTAACTTCTGGGGTTCCTGGTGCGGTCCATGCAAAACAGAAATGCCGTTTATGGAAAACCAGTATAAAGAGTTTGAAGGAAAAGGCGTTCACATATTGGCGATTAATATTAAAGATACCCGATTAAAGGCAGAGACGTTCAGGGACCAATTTGGATTGACGTTTCCAATTGCCAGAGATCCAGACGAGAGCGTGAGACGCGCATACAACGTCATGCCGCTCCCAACTACAATCCTGATTAATAAAGATGGGATTATTAAAGATATAATAACGAGGGGAATGTCGGAAGATGAGATCCGCTCATTAATGGAAAGCATTCAACCCGATCCCAATTAA
- a CDS encoding cytochrome c biogenesis protein ResB, translated as MSKIKCQCGHENPFGTVLCERCGRPQTEEAIQSETVDMRYEGSARRSQTYKRTIIDKIWNFFSSVKIGISIIIAVLVTSAIGTIFPQKLYVPVSDAELGDYYERLYGFFGVIYYKLGFHDMYNSWWFITLVGMLGTSIIIASVDRVIPLYKSLKKQRTKRHPSFMKRQRIYGIGPVNDADESINKAAEKLKNLRYNVKIEDGAILAEKNRFSRWGPYVNHTGLIIFLSAILLRGIPGFYVDETLWIREGETLEIPGAPGYYIENNGFTIENYSIEEDDEVFSTALERVGMIAKNYQTDVSLYKNADDALPGQTENIEFVKDESIIVNHPLTFDGYSIFQMDFRLDELKSMTFQLTEKATEESLGEFKIDLINPEDKYELENGAIVEIKEYYPDYDGIKDGEPHSKSPIPNNPAFIFKMITPEKPEGEMSFVAIRQTLETEENDYKANFLSAETRDISGLTIRKDRTLYILLFGGIVFMIGVSQGSYWNHRRIWIQKGEGNEILLASHTNKNWFALRKEIEQVQEHADLPEYEDREDTESKLDDEEGDFN; from the coding sequence ATGAGCAAAATCAAATGCCAGTGCGGTCATGAAAATCCATTTGGCACGGTGCTTTGTGAGCGATGTGGAAGACCGCAAACTGAAGAGGCAATTCAAAGTGAAACAGTGGATATGCGTTATGAAGGTTCAGCGCGTAGATCTCAGACGTATAAAAGAACAATCATTGATAAAATATGGAACTTCTTTTCAAGTGTTAAAATTGGAATCAGTATAATTATCGCTGTTCTTGTAACCTCGGCGATAGGTACGATATTCCCACAAAAATTATACGTCCCTGTCAGCGATGCCGAATTGGGAGATTATTATGAGCGTTTATACGGCTTTTTTGGCGTCATCTATTACAAGCTCGGTTTTCATGATATGTATAACAGTTGGTGGTTCATCACGCTAGTTGGAATGCTTGGAACTTCTATTATCATTGCAAGTGTTGATAGAGTTATTCCTCTTTATAAATCATTGAAAAAACAACGGACGAAACGCCATCCATCCTTTATGAAACGTCAGCGAATATATGGTATCGGACCAGTTAATGACGCAGATGAGTCTATTAACAAGGCAGCGGAGAAACTAAAGAATCTTCGTTATAATGTTAAAATAGAAGACGGTGCAATTTTGGCGGAAAAAAACCGTTTTTCAAGATGGGGCCCTTATGTTAATCATACTGGACTTATTATTTTCTTAAGCGCAATTTTACTTCGTGGAATCCCCGGGTTTTATGTCGATGAAACGCTTTGGATTCGAGAAGGCGAGACATTGGAAATACCTGGCGCGCCCGGATATTATATTGAAAACAATGGTTTTACAATTGAAAACTATTCAATAGAAGAAGACGATGAAGTGTTCAGCACAGCTCTTGAACGTGTGGGCATGATTGCAAAGAATTATCAGACTGACGTCTCATTATACAAAAATGCTGATGATGCTCTCCCAGGACAAACTGAGAATATTGAATTCGTTAAAGATGAGTCAATCATCGTCAACCATCCATTAACGTTTGATGGGTATAGTATTTTTCAGATGGATTTCCGGTTAGATGAATTAAAATCGATGACTTTTCAATTGACTGAAAAAGCAACGGAAGAATCACTTGGTGAATTTAAAATTGATCTAATAAATCCCGAAGATAAATACGAACTTGAAAATGGTGCAATAGTCGAGATTAAAGAATATTATCCGGATTATGATGGTATCAAGGACGGAGAACCGCATTCGAAATCTCCAATTCCAAATAATCCTGCTTTTATATTCAAAATGATAACACCCGAAAAACCAGAAGGTGAAATGAGTTTCGTTGCAATTCGACAAACACTTGAAACTGAAGAAAATGATTACAAGGCAAATTTCTTAAGTGCTGAAACACGTGATATATCGGGTTTGACGATTCGTAAGGACCGAACACTGTACATATTATTGTTCGGCGGAATTGTTTTCATGATTGGTGTCTCGCAAGGCTCTTACTGGAATCATAGACGAATTTGGATTCAAAAAGGGGAAGGAAATGAAATTCTCCTTGCCAGCCATACAAATAAAAACTGGTTCGCATTAAGAAAAGAGATTGAGCAAGTACAAGAACACGCGGACTTGCCTGAATATGAAGACCGTGAAGATACTGAGTCCAAATTGGACGACGAGGAAGGGGACTTTAACTAA
- the ccsB gene encoding c-type cytochrome biogenesis protein CcsB: MDFASLSSNLLLVSFIAYLVATLFFGGAVKGAKTEKAYKNSKWGNIGITITIIGFLTHLGYFITRWIASGHAPVSNMFEFVTAFGMMIVGAFILLFYMYRTPSLGLFALPIAVVIIGYASMFPTEITPLIPALKSYWLTVHVITVVIGEAILAISAVAGLVLLLKVTDLTKKSKQRFWLESVIFTIVLVVGFILSSTVFSVMGNEAEFTYVDKNGDPAKIEYIYPPLFGMNEYEALTPDAMTPLFEMPAIVNAKTLTTFVWSLATGIVLYLLLRLIIRRPIATLFQPFAKKANTRLMDEIGYRSVLIGFPVFTLGALVFAMIWAHEAWSRFWGWDPKEVWALITWLFYAAFLHLRLSRGWEGEKSAWLAVIGFIIIMFNLIAVNLILAGLHSYA, from the coding sequence ATGGATTTTGCATCATTGAGCTCAAACTTACTTCTAGTCTCATTTATCGCCTATTTAGTTGCAACACTCTTCTTCGGAGGAGCTGTAAAAGGCGCAAAAACAGAAAAGGCATATAAAAACAGTAAATGGGGAAATATCGGGATTACCATTACGATCATTGGGTTTCTTACACATCTAGGTTATTTTATAACGCGATGGATTGCTTCGGGACATGCACCGGTCAGTAATATGTTCGAATTTGTGACCGCATTTGGAATGATGATCGTCGGGGCATTCATTTTGCTGTTTTATATGTATAGAACACCGTCACTCGGTTTATTCGCTTTGCCGATTGCCGTAGTCATTATCGGATATGCAAGCATGTTCCCTACGGAAATTACGCCGCTTATCCCAGCTCTTAAAAGTTATTGGTTAACAGTTCATGTTATTACAGTAGTAATTGGCGAAGCGATTCTAGCAATCAGTGCGGTCGCAGGACTTGTTTTACTATTGAAAGTAACTGACTTAACAAAGAAATCCAAACAACGTTTTTGGTTGGAATCCGTTATATTCACGATAGTCTTGGTAGTCGGTTTCATTCTTTCATCTACCGTGTTTTCAGTTATGGGGAATGAGGCTGAGTTTACATACGTCGACAAAAATGGAGATCCGGCTAAAATCGAATATATTTATCCACCGTTATTTGGTATGAATGAATATGAAGCACTCACGCCTGATGCAATGACGCCGCTATTTGAAATGCCTGCTATCGTCAATGCGAAAACATTGACTACTTTTGTTTGGTCATTGGCAACAGGAATAGTACTATATCTGTTGTTGCGACTGATAATTCGTCGACCGATCGCGACATTATTTCAGCCGTTCGCCAAAAAAGCAAATACGCGTTTAATGGACGAGATCGGCTATAGATCCGTGTTAATAGGTTTCCCTGTATTTACACTTGGCGCCTTGGTATTTGCGATGATTTGGGCGCACGAGGCATGGTCTAGATTTTGGGGATGGGATCCTAAAGAAGTTTGGGCGCTCATTACTTGGCTCTTTTATGCAGCATTTCTACATTTACGCTTATCGCGCGGATGGGAAGGCGAAAAGTCTGCTTGGCTTGCAGTAATTGGATTTATTATCATTATGTTTAACTTAATTGCTGTAAACTTAATCCTTGCAGGATTGCATTCCTACGCATAA
- a CDS encoding response regulator transcription factor, translating to MEENISILVVDDEDRIRRLLNMYLTREGYTVDEAVDGAEALEKAVENDYACILLDHMMPEKDGLEVLKELRDQKNMTPIMMLTAKGEESDRVTGFETGADDYIVKPFSPREVILRVKAVLRRSTTIQGATATTSKDLVVFPQLTIDNDAHRVTAEGQEVNLTPKEYELLYFLAKSPDKVFDREQLLKEVWHYEFFGDLRTVDTHVKRLREKLSRVSESAAKMIVTVWGVGYKFEAIE from the coding sequence ATGGAAGAAAATATTTCGATATTAGTGGTCGACGATGAGGATCGAATCCGTCGTCTTTTGAACATGTATTTAACTCGCGAAGGATACACCGTCGATGAAGCCGTTGACGGAGCCGAGGCTCTTGAAAAAGCCGTGGAAAATGATTATGCATGTATATTATTAGACCATATGATGCCAGAAAAAGATGGTCTTGAAGTATTAAAAGAATTGCGCGACCAAAAGAACATGACACCGATTATGATGCTAACAGCCAAGGGGGAAGAATCCGACCGCGTTACTGGCTTTGAAACAGGCGCAGATGATTATATCGTAAAGCCCTTCAGCCCACGGGAAGTAATCCTTCGCGTGAAAGCGGTATTAAGAAGATCTACTACGATTCAAGGTGCAACAGCAACGACATCGAAAGACCTTGTCGTATTTCCACAATTAACAATTGACAATGATGCACATCGTGTCACCGCGGAAGGTCAGGAAGTGAATCTAACGCCAAAAGAGTATGAGTTATTATACTTCTTAGCCAAATCACCGGATAAAGTATTCGATAGAGAGCAACTCTTAAAAGAGGTTTGGCATTATGAGTTCTTTGGCGATTTGCGGACTGTTGATACACATGTGAAAAGGCTCCGTGAAAAACTTAGTCGCGTCTCTGAAAGCGCAGCGAAAATGATTGTTACTGTTTGGGGAGTCGGCTATAAATTTGAGGCAATCGAATGA
- a CDS encoding ATP-binding protein, which yields MNRIWNSIVGKLWATILLLVTFILFIVTALLLEFLGNFHKEQAEDSLIREATMIEKIVLDHDDRPLIPLLIHDILDEETNAIITDTSGTIIHSFHNGLNKERIENKILSNSTLATNSGSTKQVLKEMMMPSVKEEGVIEQYIVLETSYMTESGVRGTVFIYQSLDAIKATMKRTTNIVFLSAFIAFILTTIFAFFLSTKITSPLRKMRQAALELSKGNFDTRLPSLQSDEIGQLATAFNQMGRQLKYHVELISQEKEQLSSILTSMADAVITFNRDGTILLSNPQAEKLLQKWFFANDAKNESVPPELLHMLDHSITFSEEVEDELELNNQFYTISISPLYSGEDIRGAVAVLRDMTAQHQLDKLRSDFIANVSHELRTPISMLQGYSEAILDGVTRNDEERDEMIQIIHEESLRMGRLVTDLLDLARMESGHMTLYKYDVSVIPFITRIANKFTQVARESNVDLQLNFSENELWAELDADRIEQVVTNLIDNAIRHTPDKGCVIVHVERYRDMCKITVSDTGDGISEEDLPFIFERFYKVDKARTRGKGGTGLGLAIAKNIIDSHGGVITASRGEEKGTVMTVTLPLK from the coding sequence ATGAATCGAATATGGAATTCAATAGTCGGGAAGCTATGGGCAACCATATTGCTTCTCGTTACTTTTATTTTGTTTATTGTCACAGCATTGCTTTTAGAGTTTTTAGGGAACTTTCATAAGGAGCAAGCCGAAGATTCACTAATTAGAGAAGCAACAATGATTGAGAAAATCGTGTTGGATCATGATGATCGTCCATTAATACCACTACTTATACATGATATTTTAGATGAAGAAACAAATGCAATTATAACGGATACTAGTGGAACAATCATACATTCTTTTCATAATGGGTTAAACAAGGAAAGAATCGAAAATAAGATTCTTTCCAATTCTACGTTGGCGACTAATTCCGGGTCAACTAAACAAGTTTTAAAAGAAATGATGATGCCTTCAGTAAAGGAAGAAGGGGTCATTGAACAATACATCGTGCTAGAAACCTCATATATGACAGAATCAGGCGTTCGCGGCACGGTCTTTATTTATCAAAGTCTTGATGCCATAAAGGCGACAATGAAAAGAACGACGAACATTGTCTTTCTTTCAGCTTTTATTGCTTTTATCTTAACGACTATTTTTGCGTTTTTCTTATCGACCAAAATTACTTCTCCACTTCGAAAAATGCGACAAGCAGCATTGGAATTATCAAAGGGGAATTTTGATACACGTCTTCCATCTCTTCAAAGTGATGAAATCGGACAGCTTGCAACCGCATTCAATCAGATGGGCCGACAATTAAAATATCATGTGGAGTTAATTAGTCAGGAAAAAGAACAATTATCAAGTATCTTAACGTCGATGGCCGATGCCGTCATCACATTTAATCGTGATGGTACGATTCTTTTAAGCAATCCGCAAGCAGAAAAGCTATTGCAAAAATGGTTTTTTGCCAATGATGCTAAAAATGAATCAGTACCTCCGGAGCTTTTGCATATGTTAGACCACTCGATAACATTTTCGGAAGAAGTGGAAGATGAATTAGAACTCAATAATCAATTTTACACGATATCCATCAGTCCTTTATATAGCGGAGAAGACATTCGGGGTGCTGTCGCGGTTCTACGAGATATGACGGCGCAACATCAGTTAGATAAGCTGCGTTCCGACTTTATTGCAAACGTGTCGCATGAGCTTCGAACCCCGATTTCCATGTTGCAAGGGTATAGTGAAGCGATATTAGATGGCGTGACAAGGAATGACGAAGAACGGGATGAAATGATTCAAATCATCCACGAAGAATCCCTTCGAATGGGCCGGCTCGTTACAGATTTACTCGATTTAGCAAGAATGGAATCCGGGCATATGACGCTGTATAAATATGATGTTTCCGTTATTCCTTTTATTACTCGTATTGCGAACAAGTTTACACAAGTTGCACGAGAATCAAATGTGGATTTACAGCTCAACTTTTCTGAAAATGAGCTTTGGGCTGAGTTAGATGCGGATCGGATTGAACAAGTTGTAACAAATCTCATAGATAATGCCATTCGACATACTCCAGATAAAGGATGTGTGATCGTGCATGTCGAAAGGTATAGAGATATGTGCAAAATTACTGTTTCTGACACCGGAGATGGAATTTCAGAAGAAGACTTACCTTTCATATTCGAACGTTTCTATAAAGTTGATAAAGCAAGAACCCGTGGAAAAGGCGGTACGGGGCTTGGCTTAGCCATTGCAAAAAACATAATTGATTCGCACGGCGGGGTTATTACGGCTTCTAGGGGAGAAGAGAAAGGAACCGTAATGACAGTTACTTTGCCTTTGAAATAA
- a CDS encoding RNA polymerase sigma factor SigX has protein sequence MDDSVFNRLYEQYHNDVFRFLIYLIRDRDQAEDLMHEVYVRVLRAYSGFEGKSSEKTWLFSIAKNVAIDHYRKNSVRRKHSFDKFDWEKSELVSTEILPDNLVVLNEEMKELLNVLDTCTGDQKMVIHMRFIHDLSIADTAEILGWSEGKVKTTQHRAISALRKKLSR, from the coding sequence ATGGACGACTCCGTTTTTAACCGGTTATATGAACAGTACCATAACGATGTGTTTCGGTTTCTTATTTATTTGATAAGAGACCGCGATCAGGCCGAGGATTTAATGCATGAGGTCTACGTTAGAGTTCTGAGAGCCTATTCCGGTTTCGAGGGGAAAAGTTCTGAAAAAACGTGGCTCTTTTCAATCGCTAAAAATGTTGCGATAGACCACTACAGAAAAAATTCAGTTCGCAGAAAACATTCATTTGACAAATTCGACTGGGAGAAAAGTGAATTGGTATCAACAGAAATACTTCCAGATAATCTTGTTGTTTTAAATGAGGAAATGAAAGAACTTTTGAATGTCCTTGATACGTGTACGGGTGACCAGAAAATGGTCATTCATATGAGGTTTATACATGATCTTTCTATTGCCGATACAGCCGAAATACTAGGTTGGAGCGAGGGGAAAGTTAAGACTACGCAACATAGGGCAATAAGTGCGTTGCGTAAAAAATTAAGTAGGTGA
- a CDS encoding ECF transporter S component: MNSNKLRRMVIIAMLGSVATILMQFNFPLPALPPFLKVDFGEIPAVLAVMTLGPVAGIAVELIKNLLHWFLSGSPTGVPVGELANFTTGVLFILPIYYIFNKFRTAKGLIAGLIAGTVSMAVGMTLLNYAVFLPMYTYFLNMPPVTGDALHVMLFYGILPFNFIKGAILMALTILLFSRMKKWIEKQRTKLMTE; encoded by the coding sequence ATGAATAGTAATAAGTTACGTAGAATGGTTATTATCGCAATGCTTGGAAGCGTGGCGACAATTTTGATGCAATTCAACTTTCCATTGCCGGCACTACCGCCTTTTTTAAAGGTTGATTTTGGTGAAATCCCTGCTGTTCTTGCGGTCATGACATTAGGTCCGGTTGCTGGAATTGCCGTGGAACTCATAAAGAACCTTTTACATTGGTTCTTGAGCGGAAGCCCTACTGGTGTTCCGGTTGGTGAACTAGCGAACTTTACAACAGGTGTGTTATTCATCCTACCGATTTACTATATTTTTAATAAGTTCCGTACCGCAAAAGGTTTGATTGCCGGGTTAATTGCTGGAACAGTTTCAATGGCTGTCGGGATGACACTGTTAAATTACGCTGTATTCCTGCCCATGTACACATACTTTTTAAATATGCCGCCTGTTACAGGTGATGCGCTTCACGTTATGCTTTTTTATGGAATCCTGCCGTTTAACTTCATAAAAGGTGCAATTTTAATGGCGCTTACGATTCTTTTATTTAGTAGAATGAAAAAGTGGATTGAAAAACAACGTACTAAGTTAATGACCGAATAA
- a CDS encoding ferredoxin encodes MPKYTIVDQDTCIACGACGAAAPDIYDYDDDGIAFVILDDNTGTVEVPEELLEDMEDGFEGCPTDSIKVADAPFDGDALKYED; translated from the coding sequence ATGCCTAAATATACAATCGTCGATCAAGACACATGCATTGCATGCGGGGCTTGTGGGGCAGCAGCACCCGATATATACGACTATGACGATGACGGAATCGCATTTGTTATCCTCGATGATAACACGGGAACCGTTGAAGTTCCAGAAGAACTGCTGGAAGATATGGAAGACGGTTTTGAAGGATGTCCAACTGATTCAATTAAAGTAGCAGATGCTCCCTTCGATGGTGATGCATTAAAATATGAAGATTAA
- a CDS encoding helix-turn-helix domain-containing protein encodes MDLSFLLLTIISRLDGERSIYAGYHLLRGKRSGQTLQDVEYYSLKGFFCILPKLQIEVFDEAVTELKKAQYISINEEVVSLTNMGKEVLHTLPLYQFNGWDYRGREHVFFSRLSLIVQTSSYFRAGVKSFMPMQNDYDVQLFVKEFLLKQGRFDEAFSNQLFQELHQSIEQSGMNDSQKTIFVHRLGGFKNTGWTWKQLSDEMGIKPFTLSLYYIESLHMLLQTISQSSQYPILTEIITNIKVSTYLTESTSKTKELFERGMSMQEISQLRHLKMSTIEDHFVEISNNDQSFPMEEFVSSTDIEAVVAKSRELGTKRLRLLKEQFPSLTYFQLRLILGAGSKGGAKWISNQSC; translated from the coding sequence TTGGATCTCTCATTTTTGCTGTTAACTATTATTAGCCGCCTTGATGGAGAACGTTCAATTTATGCAGGGTATCATCTATTACGCGGAAAGCGGTCCGGTCAAACCTTGCAAGACGTCGAGTATTATAGTTTGAAAGGTTTCTTTTGCATCTTGCCGAAATTGCAAATAGAGGTATTTGACGAGGCAGTGACCGAATTGAAAAAAGCCCAGTATATTTCGATTAATGAAGAGGTCGTTTCTCTCACTAATATGGGGAAAGAAGTCCTTCATACTTTGCCGCTATATCAATTTAATGGGTGGGATTACAGAGGAAGAGAACATGTTTTTTTCTCGAGGCTTTCTTTAATCGTTCAAACTTCGTCCTATTTTAGAGCTGGTGTGAAGTCATTTATGCCCATGCAAAATGATTACGACGTTCAATTATTTGTAAAAGAATTCTTACTTAAACAAGGGCGTTTTGATGAAGCATTTTCCAATCAATTATTTCAAGAACTCCATCAGTCAATTGAACAAAGCGGCATGAATGATAGTCAAAAAACTATTTTTGTACATCGCTTGGGTGGTTTTAAGAACACCGGATGGACATGGAAACAGTTATCGGATGAAATGGGTATAAAACCATTTACACTTTCCTTGTATTATATTGAAAGTTTACATATGTTACTTCAAACAATCAGCCAATCTTCGCAGTATCCGATTTTGACAGAGATAATAACAAATATTAAAGTGTCGACTTACCTGACCGAATCTACTAGTAAAACCAAAGAACTATTTGAACGGGGAATGTCGATGCAAGAGATATCACAATTACGTCATTTGAAAATGAGTACAATTGAAGATCACTTCGTTGAAATTTCGAATAATGATCAATCATTTCCAATGGAAGAGTTCGTATCTTCAACTGATATTGAAGCTGTGGTGGCTAAATCAAGGGAATTGGGTACTAAAAGATTACGCTTATTAAAGGAACAGTTTCCGTCACTTACTTATTTTCAACTCCGGCTCATATTAGGAGCAGGGTCAAAAGGAGGGGCAAAGTGGATATCAAATCAATCTTGTTGA